TGCATCGAATTTTAGTTTAAGAGTATCATAATCTTTCTCTAGCTGCTTTGTTTTCCAGCGAGCTCTTCTGTTCTGAAACCAAATCGCGATCTGTCTTGGCTGTAAACCTAAGGCACGAGCCAACTGCATTTTCCTCTCTAGTTCAAGTTTGTTTCCAAGCTCGAAAGTCTTCTCCAATGTCTTCACTTGCTCCATGTtcaatctcctcttcttctctccCATCTGAGACCCATCATCTGAATAATCCTCTTCTAATATTTGCTTACCTATAAACGAAGCAAATCCTGAAAACAGAGCAAACAACAGAGGTTTAGTAAACAGAGAAGATCATGAGTAAGAATATGTGTGTTTGGGCATACCATTGAGATCTTGAGGCATGGAGCAAGAAGGAAGGAGGGGTGCAAGAGATGGAGTCTGATGAGGATGATCGTCTTCGTAAGAGTTTTGGATTATGAAACTTGAAGGGAAAAAAGACATTCCATTATTACAAGACATTATCGCCTGTTTTTGAAACAGAAGACAAGGTACTGTTT
This Brassica napus cultivar Da-Ae chromosome C6, Da-Ae, whole genome shotgun sequence DNA region includes the following protein-coding sequences:
- the LOC106449852 gene encoding homeobox-leucine zipper protein ATHB-13, with protein sequence MSCNNGMSFFPSSFIIQNSYEDDHPHQTPSLAPLLPSCSMPQDLNGFASFIGKQILEEDYSDDGSQMGEKKRRLNMEQVKTLEKTFELGNKLELERKMQLARALGLQPRQIAIWFQNRRARWKTKQLEKDYDTLKLKFDALKAENDRLQTHNEKLQAEIMGLKNKEQTKSINLNKETEGSCSNKSDNISDNLRLDISTPPPPSIESTITAGHPPPPQTVGRHFFPPSPATARTTTTTLKFFQNSSSGQSMVKEENSISNMFYATDDHSGFWPWLDQQQYN